The sequence GCAGCAGGTTTGCTGCTCGGGATAGTCGACGTGCACACCCAGACCTTCGAGCACCTCGAGCGTGGCGAGTCCAACATCAGGATAAAACAGGTCGATGTAGCAGGGTATGAAGAGGCCGACTGGCGCGGCACCGGAAGCGGCGGGAGCGCCATTCCGGCCGGCAAGCAGGCGAGGTCGTGTCATCAGATCCTCTGGACTTCCTGTACCCCGTTTACCTTGGAGATGCGTCGAATCACCCCGCGCAACCTGCGGACGTCGCTGACGTCGAAGTGAAAAGTGTGAATCGCTCGGCCGTCACGGCCCGACTGGGAGTTGGCTTCGGTGATATTGACACCGGCCTCGTTGAAGGTGGTGGCGAGGTGCGCGAGCACACCGGGCTGATGCGAGGTGATCACGCGCAGCGCAGCGGGCATGTCCACCTTGGCCTGACTCTCCCAGCTCACTGCTACCCGGCGTTCCGGATCGAGCTCCATGGCACGTGTACAACCCTTGCGGTGAATTGTGACGCCGCGTCCTCGCGTGATCCAAC comes from Pseudomonadota bacterium and encodes:
- a CDS encoding ACT domain-containing protein, giving the protein WITRGRGVTIHRKGCTRAMELDPERRVAVSWESQAKVDMPAALRVITSHQPGVLAHLATTFNEAGVNITEANSQSGRDGRAIHTFHFDVSDVRRLRGVIRRISKVNGVQEVQRI